In Vibrio pelagius, a single window of DNA contains:
- a CDS encoding EamA family transporter yields the protein MVRNDLFLAIFVMAIWGFNFSMIKMGITEVHPLLATAARFTLAVIPAIFFIRRPNVAWRYLFSYGLVFGVGIWGMASWSITAGLSSGMSSVLLSSNALISMAVGVFIHKEAASKRKVVGAITALIALMVLVSATNGNVTLQGGIFIMIAATCWTIMGMIVKASKTTQAFAFNVWGMLFAPIPLVMFAVSIYGPNIVTEAFEVWDMNTTIAVLFQAYPTTLFGYWVWNRLLIRYPLSTTAPMTLLVPVFALISGYYMYDEMLSTAQVVACVLFLIGIGLIVKPGKKVIEAAGKPLTN from the coding sequence ATGGTTAGAAACGATTTATTTTTGGCAATTTTTGTGATGGCAATTTGGGGCTTCAACTTTTCGATGATCAAAATGGGTATCACGGAGGTCCACCCTCTATTAGCGACGGCGGCGCGATTCACGTTGGCGGTGATTCCAGCGATTTTTTTCATTCGCAGGCCGAACGTTGCATGGCGCTATCTGTTTAGTTACGGATTGGTTTTTGGTGTTGGTATCTGGGGCATGGCGTCATGGTCAATTACAGCAGGCTTATCATCTGGTATGTCATCGGTTTTGCTATCGTCAAATGCGCTCATCAGCATGGCTGTAGGGGTATTCATTCATAAGGAGGCGGCATCGAAAAGAAAAGTTGTTGGTGCGATAACAGCACTCATTGCACTGATGGTTCTCGTTTCTGCAACCAACGGTAATGTGACGTTACAAGGCGGTATCTTCATCATGATAGCGGCGACTTGCTGGACCATTATGGGGATGATCGTTAAAGCGTCTAAAACCACTCAAGCCTTTGCGTTCAACGTATGGGGAATGTTATTCGCACCCATTCCATTGGTTATGTTTGCGGTGAGTATTTACGGACCAAACATCGTGACAGAAGCATTTGAAGTGTGGGATATGAATACGACGATTGCTGTTCTGTTCCAAGCCTATCCAACCACACTGTTTGGTTACTGGGTTTGGAATCGCTTATTGATCCGATACCCATTGAGCACGACCGCACCGATGACTCTGTTGGTACCTGTTTTTGCTTTGATATCTGGGTACTACATGTACGATGAAATGCTAAGTACCGCGCAAGTTGTTGCCTGTGTTCTTTTCCTTATTGGTATAGGGCTGATAGTTAAACCTGGTAAGAAGGTAATCGAAGCTGCAGGTAAACCACTTACGAACTAA
- a CDS encoding Fic family protein codes for MWIWQQTNWPQFDWDNNIIEPMVRRTRLNQGILLGKMFSHSQDQTESMLDTLLANILHSSAIEGEKLNAFSVRSSLANKLGLSEERPFPTTEQTDGLAEIMVDAVENLNTPLTLDRILHWHDRLFPEGYTMFNPVIGGQLRGDTPMQVVSGRIDRPTVHFEAPSRDVLDAELNQFIQWFNDSREEISLDPLIRAAITHLWFVTLHPLDDGNGRITRLLTDLALAQAEQQSVRFYAMSVGILANRKSYYDILEQTQKGALDITPWLVWFFNTLNETFGEVLREIDQTVFKTNFWRHVDQTKLVEEQVKVLNRMLDGDFEDGINTSQYHKVAKVSKPTATRHLTTLVEQKCLVKTGGGRSTRYQLPK; via the coding sequence ATGTGGATCTGGCAACAAACGAATTGGCCACAGTTTGACTGGGACAACAATATTATAGAACCAATGGTAAGGCGTACGCGTCTCAACCAAGGGATCCTATTGGGAAAAATGTTTAGCCACTCTCAAGATCAGACTGAGAGCATGTTAGATACCTTGCTTGCCAATATCCTTCATTCAAGTGCCATAGAGGGAGAGAAGCTGAATGCTTTTTCAGTGCGTTCTTCATTGGCGAATAAACTGGGTTTATCGGAAGAAAGGCCATTCCCGACCACCGAACAGACGGATGGTTTGGCGGAAATCATGGTTGATGCTGTTGAAAACCTGAACACGCCGTTAACACTGGACCGGATTCTACACTGGCACGACAGACTTTTTCCTGAAGGCTACACCATGTTCAACCCGGTTATTGGCGGTCAACTACGAGGTGACACGCCAATGCAGGTGGTTTCCGGCAGAATAGACAGGCCAACCGTTCACTTTGAAGCGCCAAGTCGTGATGTACTTGATGCTGAGCTAAACCAATTCATCCAGTGGTTCAACGATTCCAGAGAAGAGATATCGCTCGACCCTTTAATAAGAGCCGCAATCACTCATTTGTGGTTTGTGACTCTGCATCCCCTTGACGATGGAAATGGTCGAATTACTCGTCTTCTTACCGACCTTGCCCTTGCACAGGCAGAGCAGCAATCGGTACGTTTTTATGCCATGTCTGTAGGTATATTGGCCAATCGTAAAAGCTACTACGATATTCTAGAACAAACCCAGAAAGGGGCTCTGGATATTACTCCGTGGCTTGTTTGGTTTTTCAATACACTTAATGAGACGTTCGGTGAGGTGTTAAGAGAGATCGATCAAACGGTATTCAAGACCAACTTTTGGCGTCATGTCGATCAAACTAAGCTGGTGGAAGAACAAGTTAAAGTGCTCAATCGCATGCTTGATGGTGACTTTGAGGATGGCATAAACACATCTCAGTATCATAAAGTCGCCAAGGTGAGTAAACCAACGGCAACTCGTCACTTAACCACACTGGTTGAGCAAAAGTGTTTAGTGAAAACGGGCGGTGGTCGAAGTACTCGCTACCAATTACCCAAGTAA
- a CDS encoding NAD(P)H-dependent oxidoreductase: MNVLVVYWHPKPQSFNGAMFRRSVEALESAGHKVKTSDLHVMNFNPVSGRHNFNSEMDSEFFKQQLEEVYASENQSFSPDLEQEIQKLEWCDLVIFQFPLWWFGMPAALKGWVDRVFAMGRVYGGGRFYENGVFKGKKAMVSVTMGGPEELYEKDGWNGDLDAILRPIHRGVFEFTGFSVLAPQKVFGPARKTRQERIEVLENYAQRLQTIFDEAAIEVGHY, from the coding sequence ATGAACGTACTTGTTGTTTACTGGCATCCAAAGCCACAAAGCTTTAATGGCGCTATGTTTCGCCGTTCGGTAGAAGCCTTAGAGTCGGCTGGGCATAAAGTGAAAACATCAGACTTACATGTGATGAATTTTAATCCAGTCTCTGGGCGTCATAACTTCAATAGTGAAATGGATTCTGAGTTTTTCAAACAACAACTCGAAGAGGTGTATGCGTCGGAGAATCAAAGCTTTTCACCGGACCTAGAACAAGAGATACAAAAACTTGAGTGGTGCGACTTGGTCATCTTCCAATTTCCACTGTGGTGGTTCGGTATGCCTGCAGCGCTTAAAGGTTGGGTGGATCGTGTATTTGCTATGGGTAGAGTGTATGGCGGGGGCCGATTTTACGAGAACGGTGTCTTCAAAGGAAAGAAAGCCATGGTGAGCGTGACGATGGGCGGGCCAGAAGAGCTATACGAGAAAGACGGCTGGAATGGTGACTTAGACGCGATTTTAAGACCAATACATCGTGGCGTGTTCGAATTCACTGGGTTTTCGGTTCTCGCTCCACAGAAAGTATTTGGGCCTGCACGTAAAACACGACAAGAGCGTATTGAAGTGCTAGAAAACTATGCTCAGCGTTTACAAACGATCTTCGATGAAGCTGCAATTGAAGTCGGGCATTACTAA
- a CDS encoding alkyl/aryl-sulfatase: MKTTLNRSVLSLAIIVCFSATADNEYESIETYKGKPATEHTIAANNALAETLPWQDTSAFERSERGLIAAFGDHRVGELRNRMSHMNVDSIREDRPDTVNPSIWRQGQMNYASGGLYQVTDGVYQIRGADLSNMTIYRTDNGYLIHDPLLHDEVAEAAWNFAKQHLPAVNGEHKITGMIYSHTHADHFGGSRGIINTGDFVEGAPVIVPGDFIKEMADENIMAGNAMSRRAQYQYGQSLENDATGIVDNALGMGFGKGAVTLVTPTTEIVEREETRVIDGLEVHFINMPGAEAPVEIVNYVPAYRSLNTAELTYDGQHNIYTFRGAKVRDSLAWSKYLTELKMRFVDSGLVDNIHSAHSAPVWNNPETEENEIGHYMEMQRDNYSWLHNNSVRLANHGVKIGDVGRSIEEIVPESQKQNWASRGYHGSYSHNARAIVNLYLGYLDLNPVNINPLKSVDKSCTYVNAGGADNFYKSAKAHFDSGNYQEAGQLLNDLVLCEPTNIEYRELLADAFEQQGYQSETMAWRNAYLQGAVELRTNEIGESLKTASEDVIANTPTTNFLDLVGVQLNGPKAETADLNFNMGIYHPDIEERHYIEVSNATFSHLPVTELGLESSIPTLDTEIIIHKADLTKVITGETTLEALFESGQAGIRGDAKNLKDLASSLDKFDMKFDILPLNR; this comes from the coding sequence ATGAAAACGACTCTAAACCGTTCTGTACTATCCCTAGCTATCATCGTTTGTTTCAGCGCGACGGCCGACAACGAATATGAATCAATCGAGACATACAAAGGTAAGCCTGCAACGGAACATACCATTGCAGCCAACAATGCACTGGCTGAAACACTGCCTTGGCAAGATACCTCAGCATTTGAGCGTTCAGAGCGAGGACTCATCGCAGCGTTTGGTGACCATCGTGTAGGTGAGCTGCGTAATCGCATGTCTCACATGAACGTAGATAGCATTCGAGAAGACCGCCCGGATACCGTTAATCCGTCTATCTGGCGCCAAGGTCAAATGAACTATGCCTCTGGCGGCCTTTATCAAGTTACGGATGGTGTCTATCAAATTCGCGGTGCCGACCTCTCAAACATGACAATCTACCGCACTGACAACGGCTACCTTATCCACGATCCACTGCTGCATGATGAAGTCGCAGAAGCAGCTTGGAACTTCGCGAAACAACACCTACCAGCGGTCAACGGCGAACATAAGATCACCGGTATGATCTATTCACACACTCACGCCGACCACTTTGGTGGTTCAAGAGGCATCATTAACACGGGCGACTTTGTAGAAGGTGCCCCAGTTATTGTCCCTGGCGACTTCATCAAAGAGATGGCAGACGAAAACATCATGGCGGGTAACGCGATGTCACGTCGCGCACAATATCAATACGGCCAGTCTTTAGAAAATGACGCCACAGGTATTGTAGACAACGCTCTGGGTATGGGGTTTGGTAAGGGAGCGGTAACCTTAGTAACACCAACAACAGAAATTGTTGAACGCGAAGAAACACGCGTCATCGATGGCTTAGAGGTTCACTTTATCAATATGCCCGGTGCTGAAGCGCCCGTTGAAATCGTAAACTACGTACCCGCGTACCGTTCATTGAATACCGCCGAACTCACTTACGACGGACAGCACAATATATACACATTCCGCGGCGCAAAAGTACGTGACTCGTTGGCTTGGTCTAAGTACCTAACTGAACTTAAGATGCGTTTCGTAGACTCTGGTCTTGTGGATAACATCCATTCTGCCCATTCCGCTCCGGTTTGGAACAACCCAGAAACCGAAGAGAATGAAATCGGCCACTACATGGAAATGCAACGTGATAACTATAGCTGGCTGCACAACAACTCGGTGCGCTTAGCTAACCATGGTGTGAAAATTGGCGATGTTGGTCGTTCAATTGAAGAGATCGTGCCAGAGTCACAGAAACAAAACTGGGCATCACGTGGCTATCATGGTTCGTACAGCCACAATGCTCGAGCGATTGTAAACTTGTACTTAGGTTATCTCGATCTGAACCCAGTCAATATAAACCCACTTAAGTCAGTCGATAAATCTTGCACTTACGTGAACGCTGGTGGGGCAGATAATTTCTATAAGTCGGCTAAAGCTCACTTTGATTCAGGTAACTATCAGGAAGCCGGTCAGCTATTGAATGACTTAGTACTGTGTGAGCCAACTAATATCGAATACCGTGAATTATTGGCTGACGCATTTGAACAACAAGGCTATCAGTCTGAAACGATGGCATGGCGTAACGCGTACTTGCAAGGTGCGGTGGAACTTCGTACGAATGAAATCGGAGAGTCTTTAAAGACAGCCTCTGAGGACGTTATTGCAAACACACCGACAACAAACTTCTTGGACTTGGTAGGTGTGCAGCTAAATGGGCCAAAGGCTGAGACTGCAGACTTGAACTTTAACATGGGGATTTATCACCCTGATATTGAAGAGCGCCATTACATCGAAGTTTCTAATGCTACCTTCTCTCACCTACCAGTAACTGAGTTGGGTTTAGAGAGTTCTATCCCAACATTGGATACAGAAATCATTATTCACAAAGCCGATTTAACCAAAGTGATTACTGGCGAGACGACACTTGAAGCATTATTTGAGAGTGGTCAGGCTGGCATACGTGGTGATGCGAAGAATCTAAAAGACTTAGCGAGTTCTCTAGATAAATTCGACATGAAGTTCGATATTCTTCCGCTAAATCGTTAG
- a CDS encoding LysR family transcriptional regulator: MLEKFDLNLLRVFSAVYRHQSITLAADEMGMTQPGVSGLLKRLQQQVGCQLFIRSGRGIAPTRQAQELIRQVEPALIQINNALENLEEFNTETPHKFVVYTSEPVMLRLMTKIEADNQLGNVTIELHPTRSNEEQLMDDLNQRQADLAIEFSNHTSSSFFTEPLFDDEMCIIARKGHPRITGSISQDEFYREKHITLKLRREQAYLADYFTEVSLKERKVAAECTSLIWQMSMVSSSDCIASMTRSLVNELADKLGLQIIPMPFSTFPIKYQLFVHNRDKKSPSNIWLREKLKSYLIEG, encoded by the coding sequence ATGTTAGAGAAATTCGATTTAAACCTACTTAGAGTGTTTTCCGCGGTTTATCGCCACCAATCGATCACGCTCGCTGCAGATGAAATGGGGATGACTCAACCCGGTGTCAGTGGTTTGCTCAAGCGATTGCAACAACAAGTAGGCTGTCAGCTTTTCATTCGTTCTGGTAGAGGGATAGCACCAACAAGACAAGCGCAAGAGCTGATTCGTCAAGTCGAGCCAGCGTTAATACAAATTAATAATGCGCTGGAAAACTTGGAAGAGTTTAATACTGAGACGCCTCATAAATTTGTGGTGTATACATCGGAACCAGTGATGCTAAGACTAATGACGAAAATTGAAGCCGATAATCAGTTGGGTAACGTTACGATTGAGCTTCATCCTACGCGCTCTAATGAAGAACAATTGATGGATGACCTCAACCAGAGGCAGGCTGATCTCGCAATTGAGTTCTCAAACCACACATCCAGCTCATTCTTTACAGAGCCGTTATTCGATGACGAGATGTGCATTATTGCGAGAAAAGGTCACCCGAGGATCACAGGTTCAATATCCCAAGATGAATTCTATCGTGAGAAGCATATAACGCTTAAGTTGCGTCGAGAGCAGGCGTATTTAGCGGACTATTTCACAGAAGTCAGCCTGAAAGAGAGAAAGGTTGCTGCTGAATGCACATCCCTTATTTGGCAAATGTCGATGGTATCGAGTAGCGATTGTATTGCTTCAATGACAAGAAGTTTGGTCAATGAACTTGCTGATAAGCTAGGACTGCAAATAATACCGATGCCATTCTCAACATTCCCAATAAAGTACCAACTCTTCGTCCATAACCGAGATAAGAAGAGCCCCTCAAATATCTGGCTCAGAGAAAAACTGAAATCTTATTTGATTGAAGGTTAG
- a CDS encoding GNAT family N-acetyltransferase: protein MEVIIGTSPEIIERAQAIRFQVFSVEQSIPNELDFDGLDNTSMHALVMDNNQAIATARLLIHSDGSSVMARVAVLEAYRGQGIASEIVKALVDYAEKQGVNLTEIHAHSYLRKYYERFGFSFVREVEIVGEHQLIEMRYPLTCTYQPSR, encoded by the coding sequence ATGGAAGTGATCATTGGAACGTCTCCTGAGATTATCGAACGAGCTCAGGCTATACGATTTCAGGTGTTTAGCGTTGAGCAGAGTATTCCGAATGAACTGGATTTCGATGGTCTAGATAATACTTCAATGCATGCTCTTGTTATGGACAACAACCAAGCGATAGCAACAGCACGACTATTAATTCACTCTGATGGTTCGTCGGTGATGGCGCGAGTTGCCGTACTAGAAGCTTACCGTGGTCAAGGTATTGCATCAGAAATTGTGAAAGCGTTGGTTGATTATGCTGAAAAGCAGGGTGTAAATTTGACTGAGATTCATGCTCATAGTTACCTTCGAAAATATTATGAAAGATTTGGCTTTAGCTTTGTGCGGGAAGTAGAGATTGTAGGAGAACATCAACTAATAGAAATGCGATATCCACTTACCTGTACATACCAACCAAGCAGGTAA
- a CDS encoding DJ-1/PfpI family protein: protein MDIAILTFDGFNELDSFIASGILNRMKDAGWNVQITSPSHYVTSMNGVTIQSQQPLEFANRADVVLFGSGALTRDIARDENILSRLKLNPDKQLIGGQCSGTLLMSVLGLLDEVPACTDLTTKPWVIDSGVSVLDQPFYAKGNVATAGGCLSSKYLVTWVICKLSGKHDAESAIHYVAPVGEKERTVKQCMSVVGEYL, encoded by the coding sequence ATGGATATTGCAATACTCACTTTTGACGGGTTTAATGAATTAGATTCGTTTATCGCATCCGGCATTCTAAATCGGATGAAAGACGCAGGGTGGAATGTACAAATTACGAGTCCCTCTCATTACGTTACCTCAATGAATGGCGTTACCATCCAATCTCAACAACCTCTAGAGTTTGCAAATCGAGCCGACGTCGTATTGTTTGGCAGTGGCGCTCTGACACGTGATATTGCGCGTGATGAGAACATACTATCAAGATTAAAACTGAATCCAGACAAGCAGTTAATTGGAGGGCAATGCTCTGGTACTCTGCTGATGTCTGTTCTAGGCTTATTGGATGAAGTACCTGCATGTACCGACTTAACCACGAAACCTTGGGTAATTGACTCCGGTGTTTCTGTGCTTGACCAGCCGTTTTATGCCAAGGGAAATGTTGCGACTGCAGGTGGTTGCTTGTCTTCCAAATACTTGGTTACATGGGTTATCTGTAAATTATCAGGTAAGCATGACGCTGAGTCAGCCATTCATTATGTAGCACCCGTCGGAGAAAAAGAACGTACTGTCAAACAGTGCATGTCTGTAGTAGGAGAATACTTGTAG
- a CDS encoding DUF2867 domain-containing protein, whose translation MEIPQNSALFSYAKGAYFADNFSCEVINKGQTALDVYLEIAKQTPNWISFLMAMRNRVVSMFGLKHLGRLQDAAMDIDPDNLKVGDRLGIFTLVSNTNNEIVLEDSDKHLDVRVSFLLDPQREKATVHATTVVHVHNRWGKAYMFFVAPVHKIIVPSSLKTLVHA comes from the coding sequence ATGGAAATCCCTCAAAACTCTGCGTTGTTTAGTTATGCGAAAGGTGCATATTTCGCAGATAACTTTTCATGTGAAGTAATCAACAAAGGCCAAACAGCCCTCGATGTTTACCTTGAAATAGCGAAACAAACACCTAATTGGATCTCCTTCTTGATGGCCATGAGAAATCGGGTCGTGTCGATGTTTGGATTAAAACACTTAGGTCGGCTACAAGATGCCGCGATGGATATAGATCCAGATAACCTTAAGGTTGGCGATCGCCTTGGTATTTTTACTTTGGTGAGCAATACAAACAACGAGATCGTGTTGGAAGATAGTGACAAGCATCTGGACGTGAGAGTGTCATTTTTATTGGATCCTCAAAGGGAGAAGGCCACTGTACATGCAACGACAGTAGTTCATGTACACAACCGTTGGGGTAAAGCTTATATGTTCTTCGTGGCTCCGGTACACAAGATCATTGTTCCCAGCTCTTTGAAGACTTTGGTACATGCTTAA
- a CDS encoding efflux RND transporter permease subunit: MFSQFFIRRPIFASVLSILIFIGGALSVWQLPITEYPEVVPPTVVVTATYPGANPKVIADTVASPLEEEINGVEDMLYMSSQATSDGVMTLTVTFAIGADVDKAQTLVQSRVDRALPRLPETVQKLGVVTEKSSPDLTMVVHLVSPDERYDLLYLANYAALTVKDELARIEGVGAVRLFGGGEYSMRIWLDPNKVASLDLNPSEVISAIREQNQQAAAGSLGAQPSGSSDFQLLINVKGRLSEVEEFENIIIKVGEDGQINRLKDVARIELGAETYSLRSLLDNQDAVAIPIFQASGSNAIQISDDVRAKMEELSASFPQGVSYEIVYDPTVFVRGSIEAVVQTLLEAVLLVVLVVVLFLQTWRASIIPLVAVPVSLVGTFAFMYLMGFSLNALSLFGLVLAIGIVVDDAIVVVENVERNIEEGLAPIAATEKAMREVTGPIVATTLVLAAVFIPTAFMSGLTGQFYKQFALTITISTFISAINSLTLSPALSALLLRGHDQPKDWLTRAMDGLFGRFVFTPFNKLFNKGSVAYGYAVKKSIRLGALIGMMYVGLLGLTAYQFDQTPMGYVPGQDKQYLVAFAQLPDAASLERTDAVIREMSEIALAQPGVEHSVAFPGLSINGFTNSPNSGIVFTPLADFEERQDPSLSANAIAGQLNQKFASIPDAFIAIFPPPPVQGLGTIGGFRLQIQDRANHGYDALYGVTQQVIMKAWAHPALTGVFSSYQVNVPQLDLDVDRTKALKQDLSLDDVFSTLQSYMGSTYVNDINRFGRTYQVNVQADEKFRQTPEQIRQLEVRNANGEMIPLGAFVDVNYSAGPDRVMHYNAYTTAEINGSPMPGFSSGEAQAAIEQILAETLPIGMTYEWTELTYQQKLAGDTAMLIYPLVILLVFLVLAAQYESVRLPMAIILIIPMTLLSAISGVILWGSDNNIFTQIGLIVLVGLATKNAILIVEFAKELQDKGRTVMEAVLEASRLRLRPILMTSVAFIMGVVPMVFSTGAGAEMRQAMGIAVFSGMIGVTIFGLLLTPLFYYVLAKRTPKEQSDNTEQVALEPINESTV; this comes from the coding sequence ATGTTTTCTCAGTTCTTTATTCGTCGGCCGATCTTTGCATCCGTGCTGTCGATACTCATCTTCATCGGTGGTGCATTGTCTGTATGGCAACTGCCTATCACTGAGTACCCTGAGGTTGTTCCTCCGACTGTCGTTGTAACAGCGACTTACCCCGGTGCGAACCCGAAAGTTATTGCGGATACCGTCGCATCTCCCCTCGAAGAAGAGATTAACGGCGTAGAAGACATGCTGTATATGTCTTCTCAAGCGACTTCAGATGGCGTGATGACGTTAACTGTCACCTTCGCCATTGGTGCCGACGTAGACAAAGCGCAAACCCTAGTTCAAAGCCGTGTTGATCGTGCCCTACCTCGTTTGCCTGAAACCGTTCAAAAACTTGGTGTTGTGACGGAAAAGTCATCCCCTGACTTAACCATGGTCGTTCACTTGGTGTCGCCAGATGAGCGCTATGATCTACTTTATCTTGCGAACTACGCAGCGCTTACTGTTAAGGATGAATTAGCACGAATTGAAGGTGTGGGCGCCGTTCGACTGTTTGGTGGTGGCGAATACAGCATGCGTATCTGGCTTGATCCAAACAAGGTCGCAAGCCTAGACCTCAACCCTAGTGAAGTCATTTCTGCGATTCGCGAGCAGAACCAACAAGCTGCAGCAGGTAGCCTTGGTGCTCAACCAAGTGGTTCGTCAGACTTCCAACTGCTTATTAATGTTAAAGGACGTTTAAGCGAAGTTGAAGAGTTCGAGAACATCATCATCAAGGTTGGTGAAGATGGTCAGATCAACCGTTTGAAGGATGTCGCTCGTATTGAATTAGGTGCCGAAACCTATTCACTTCGTTCACTACTTGATAACCAAGACGCAGTTGCCATTCCAATCTTCCAAGCTTCTGGCTCAAACGCGATTCAGATTTCTGACGACGTAAGAGCGAAAATGGAAGAGCTGTCAGCAAGCTTCCCTCAAGGTGTAAGCTACGAGATTGTGTATGACCCAACGGTATTCGTTCGTGGTTCTATTGAAGCGGTAGTGCAAACACTGCTTGAAGCGGTATTGCTTGTTGTACTAGTTGTTGTTCTGTTTTTGCAAACTTGGCGCGCATCGATCATCCCATTAGTTGCGGTTCCAGTTTCGCTAGTTGGTACATTCGCTTTCATGTACTTAATGGGCTTCTCTTTAAATGCTCTTTCACTGTTTGGCTTAGTACTCGCTATCGGTATCGTTGTTGATGATGCGATCGTAGTGGTGGAAAACGTCGAGCGAAACATCGAAGAAGGTCTTGCTCCAATCGCAGCGACTGAAAAAGCGATGCGAGAGGTTACAGGCCCAATTGTTGCGACTACCTTGGTACTCGCTGCGGTATTCATCCCGACAGCGTTTATGTCTGGCTTAACGGGTCAGTTCTATAAACAGTTTGCGTTGACCATCACTATCTCGACGTTTATTTCAGCTATTAACTCACTGACTTTGAGCCCTGCTCTTTCTGCCCTATTGTTACGTGGTCACGACCAACCAAAAGATTGGCTAACTCGTGCAATGGATGGTTTGTTTGGGCGCTTCGTATTTACCCCATTCAATAAGCTATTTAACAAAGGCTCTGTTGCTTACGGTTACGCAGTGAAGAAGAGCATTCGACTTGGTGCACTGATTGGTATGATGTATGTTGGTTTGCTTGGCTTAACTGCTTATCAGTTCGATCAGACTCCTATGGGTTACGTTCCGGGTCAAGACAAACAATACTTGGTTGCATTCGCACAATTGCCAGATGCGGCTTCACTTGAGCGTACCGATGCGGTTATCCGTGAGATGTCTGAGATTGCGTTGGCACAACCGGGTGTTGAACACTCAGTAGCCTTCCCAGGTTTGAGCATTAACGGGTTCACAAATAGTCCAAATAGCGGCATCGTGTTTACTCCGCTGGCTGATTTCGAAGAACGTCAAGATCCGAGTCTTAGCGCAAATGCGATTGCAGGTCAGCTGAACCAAAAATTTGCTTCTATCCCTGATGCATTCATCGCGATCTTCCCACCACCACCGGTTCAAGGTCTGGGTACGATTGGCGGTTTCCGTTTGCAGATCCAAGATAGAGCGAACCACGGTTACGATGCGTTATACGGTGTCACCCAACAGGTAATCATGAAAGCATGGGCTCACCCGGCACTAACTGGTGTGTTCTCGAGCTATCAAGTGAATGTTCCTCAGTTAGACCTCGATGTTGACCGTACAAAAGCACTCAAGCAAGACCTGTCATTAGACGATGTTTTCTCTACCCTGCAATCCTACATGGGGAGCACGTACGTCAATGATATCAACCGCTTTGGTCGCACATACCAAGTAAACGTTCAGGCCGACGAAAAATTCCGCCAAACACCAGAGCAGATTCGCCAACTAGAGGTTCGAAATGCGAACGGTGAAATGATTCCTTTGGGCGCGTTTGTGGATGTGAATTACAGTGCTGGTCCTGATCGTGTGATGCACTACAACGCTTACACCACAGCAGAAATCAATGGTAGCCCTATGCCAGGTTTCAGCTCAGGTGAAGCGCAAGCGGCGATTGAGCAGATCCTTGCAGAAACACTACCGATTGGTATGACCTACGAATGGACAGAGCTGACCTACCAACAGAAGTTGGCCGGTGATACAGCTATGTTGATCTACCCACTGGTTATTTTGTTGGTATTCCTTGTACTTGCTGCGCAATACGAAAGTGTACGCCTGCCAATGGCGATCATCTTAATCATTCCTATGACGCTTTTATCTGCGATCAGCGGTGTGATTCTATGGGGTAGCGATAACAATATCTTCACTCAAATTGGTCTAATCGTACTGGTTGGCTTGGCAACTAAAAACGCCATCCTAATCGTAGAATTTGCCAAAGAGTTGCAAGATAAAGGTCGCACGGTGATGGAGGCGGTTCTTGAAGCATCACGCTTACGTCTTCGCCCAATCTTGATGACGTCGGTTGCCTTCATCATGGGTGTGGTTCCAATGGTGTTCTCTACCGGTGCCGGTGCTGAAATGAGGCAAGCAATGGGTATCGCTGTTTTCTCTGGCATGATTGGTGTAACCATATTCGGCCTGCTACTCACACCACTGTTCTACTACGTATTGGCTAAACGTACGCCTAAAGAGCAGAGTGATAACACCGAACAAGTTGCACTAGAGCCGATTAACGAATCCACTGTCTAA